A single Anopheles arabiensis isolate DONGOLA chromosome 2, AaraD3, whole genome shotgun sequence DNA region contains:
- the LOC120906628 gene encoding retinol dehydrogenase 12-like: MLLSIVIGATVAVLTYKLARLIIEGGQFRKGTRCDGKVILITGANTGIGKETARELLKRGGKVYIACRSLERGNEARSDIIAQTGLADIHVRELDLASLESVRKFAKGFLEEENRLDILINNAGVMACPKALTKDGFEQQLGVNHLGHFLLTNLLLDRLKASAPSRIVNLSSLAHKYGKINRKDLNSEHSYNQVTAYCQSKLANVMFTRELAKRLQGTGVTAYSVHPGTVDTELPRHMGSLFFLFDHKLVKPLLRVAFKTPLSGAQTTLYTALDEDLAEESGKYYADCREQKLSKYARNDELSAWLWDESVRMTKLSG; this comes from the exons GCTCATCATCGAGGGTGGTCAGTTTCGGAAGGGCACACGGTGCGATGGAAAGGTGATCCTCATAACGGGCGCCAACACGGGCATCGGGAAGGAAACGGCCCGCGAGCTGCTGAAGCGTGGCGGAAAGGTGTACATTGCTTGCCGTTCGCTCGAGCGTGGCAACGAGGCGCGGAGCGACATCATCGCACAAACTGGGCTGGCCGATATTCACGTGCGCGAGCTAGATCTTGCGTCGCTGGAATCGGTTCGTAAATTTGCAAAAGG ATTCCTGGAGGAGGAGAATCGATTAGACATACTGATTAACAATGCGGGCGTCATGGCCTGCCCGAAAGCGCTCACCAAGGACGGAttcgagcagcagctgggCGTGAACCATTTGGGGCACTTTCTGCTCACGAATCTACTGCTGGATCGATTGAAGGCTTCGGCACCGAGCCGGATCGTGAATCTGTCCAGCCTGGCGCACAAGTACGGCAAAATCAACCGGAAAGACCTGAACAGTGAGCACTCGTACAACCAGGTGACGGCCTACTGCCAGAGCAAGCTGGCCAACGTGATGTTCACGCGGGAGCTGGCAAAGCGTCTGCAGGGGACGGGTGTCACTGCCTACTCCGTTCATCCCGGAACGGTCGACACCGAACTGCCCCGCCACATGGGTTCGCTTTTCTTCCTGTTCGATCA TAAACTGGTAAAACCGTTGCTACGAGTAGCATTTAAGACGCCACTTTCCGGTGCCCAGACCACGCTCTACACGGCCCTGGACGAAGATCTGGCGGAGGAAAGCGGCAAATACTACGC tGACTGTCGGGAGCAAAAGCTGAGCAAATACGCACGGAACGACGAGCTGTCCGCGTGGCTTTGGGACGAAAGCGTACGAATGACGAAATTAAGCGGCTGA